The nucleotide window GCTGGGCAAGATTCTCGTCTTCGATCCCGTGGGAGCCGGGGCCTCGGAATACCGCAACAGGGTATGCCGAAAACTGCTCTCCTGCGCATCGCCGGACATCATCCGGGGCAACGCCTCGGAGATCATCGCCCTGGCCGGGCAGAGCGGGGCCACCAGGGGCGTGGACAGCACCCACGGCTCACTGGAGGCGCGGGATGCGGCCACTGCCCTGGCGACGAAATACGGGTGCACCGTGTGCGTCAGCGGCGAGACCGATCTGGTCACGGACGGCAACCGGGAAATACTCATCGTCAACGGGCACGAAATGATGCCGAGGATCACCGGGCTGGGCTGCACGGCATCGGCCCTGGCAGGGGCTTTTGCCGCAGTCATGGACGACACTGTCGAGGCCGTCACGGCATGCATGGCCGTCCTTGGCATTGCGGGTGAACTCGCCGCCGAGACTGCTGCCGGACCCGCCTCCCTGCAGACCGGGATCATCGACACCTTGTTCACGTTGTCGGGAGAGGAGATCGCAGAGAGGGCCAGGATTTCATCCTAGTAGGTGAAAACAGGACAATTCGTTCATCAGATTAGGACAAATCACGAAAAAAGGCCTGCCGTCGTATTTCGGCAGGCCTTTTCATTTTTCTGAATCAGACGGCTAGAAGCTCGGAATATCCTCCACTTTTTCGGTGAGCAGGAATTCGCCCTTTTCGATCCACTCCTTGAGGGTGTCGGCCACTTCCAGGGACATGGAGTAGCTGGTCACCGGCACGGTGGAGGTCTTCTTGCCGTTGACCGTGACCTCGCCGCTGCGCAGCTCCTCGAAGGAGGCGCGGGTCAACTCGCGGGGGATGCCGTTGGGGTAGTCGTAGCCGTAGTCCTTGACCGGCATGGTGATGTCCGCGTCGCTGACCCCGGTAAACCAGGCCATCTCCTCGTTCAGGATGGGAATGGGGATGCCCACGCCCACGGCCAGGGACGCGCCGTAGCCCACCAGGGACTGGCCGCGCACATAGCGGGGGTTCATCTTCTTGAAGTCGCCCTTGAGCATCAGGGTGCCGGACGGATTCTCGGGCAGGCCGCGCTCGTTGCGTTTCGGCTTCTGCACGTGCTGGGTGCCCTCGCCGATGACGTAGCCGATGCCGCCGCCCAGGAAGATGCGCGTGCCCATGCCGATGGTCCTGTAGAACGGATCATTGAACAACGGGGACAGCTGGCCTGCCGTGGCGAAATTCACGTTGGAGGAATTCGCCTTGAGCGGGCCCATGTACGTATAGATGGTGCGGCTGGTCAGGTTCACGGCCGCGTTGTAGTTCTGGTAGCAGTTGCGCGGGTTGAGCATGACCGCGTTGGGCAAATCCGCCAGGGTGACGTCCTTGTCCAGGTTCTTGCGCGGGTAGCAGTCCGTTCCGTAGGCCTCGGCCCGCAGGTGCACCGCCTTGCCGCGGAGCAAATCCTCCATGACATGCCCTCCGCCGTACGCAAAGCGTCCGGGGTGTACCTTGTTGAGGGGATCGTCCTCAGAAGGCTCTGTGGCCCCAAGGTAGGCGTCTACGGCGGCTATTCCGGAATAGCACGGGACGTTGTTCAGCCACAGCTTGGAAACCTTCATCACCGGAGGCTGCTGCCCGATGTTGAACAGGAGACCGGAGGAACACATGGGCGAGAACGTGCCCGTGGTGACCACGTCGATCTCCCGGGCCGCCTTGACCTTGCCTTCCTTCCTGACGATGGCGACCATTTCCTCGGCATTGACCACAACGGCCTTGCCTTTGCGGATGCGCTCGTTGATCTCCTTGACCGTCTTGTTCACTTTGTATTCTGCCATTGTGCCTCCGGGTCCGGACTGGCGCGCCCGGTCCCTTGCTGAACTTTCTCGCGTGCGGACTTCAACGGGCCCGGCAGGGCGCCCTGCCGAATCGCTTTCCGCGCGTCGAGTCCACCCCTTGTAATAGAAAAACCCGCGAAGGAAAACCAGGTTGTTTTTCCTCTTCCCGACCCCCCCATCAAAACCGCCGCCGCATAGGAAAAAAGACCCTGAAACCGCTGTTATCAACAAGGAGTGATTTTCGCGGAAAAGAACAACCAAAACCGGGCGTTTTTCCGTAAAAACCGGGCTAAAAAGCTTGGCTTGAGGTATATTATAAGGTATAGAACCTAAGGAATTTCGGGATATTTTTTAGACTTTAAAAAGTCCGTTTTTTCCCTAATATTTTCGAGTAATTGTAAACAACACATAAACAACATCGGCACAGCGTGAAAGACTCCCTGCGGAAACACCTTCTCCAGACCAGCTCGGATGACGAACTCAAGCGGTGGTTCGACCCGTTGTATTTCGATTATTCGGAAGAAAACAAGCGTCTGACCGTTGGTTTTCCCCATACCTTTTTCGCCAAATGGTTCGAGGCTGAAATCCAGGACAAGTTCGAAGCGCAGCTGAACATGTTCCTCGGTTCCGGCTACCTGGTCAGCTACAGGGACGTGGAGAAGCCCGACAGGGCCACAGGGGTGCAGGTGGCCAACGTGGTCAAGCGCATCGATTTTCCTTTTGGCCAGGAGTTCACCTTCGAGACCTTTCTGATCAACAAGAAGAACTACTTCCCCATCGCCTCGGCCAAAGAGGTGGCCAAGCAGTCCGGGTCGCTTTTCAACCCGTTCATCATCTGCGGCCCGGGCGGCTCGGGCAAGACCCACCTGCTCCGGTCCGTTGCCAACGAGATTTCCAAGAAGCACGACTACTCCACCGTGTTCATGGGCTCCATGGACGAGCTCAACTCCCTGTACAACATCCGGTTCAAGGGCGACCGGTTCAAGGCGCGCAACTATCTGTTCGAATACCAGTTCCTGTTCATCGACGATTTCCACAAGATCAGGGAACATCCCCATTTCCAGCAGGAACTCGTCAATATTTTCAACCACTTCTACGACAACAAGAAACAGATGGTCCTGGCCTGCCGGGAAAAGGTGACCAGCTACGACTTCCTGGACGAGGCCCTGCAATCCCGCCTGGGTTGGGGACTGATCGTCACCCTCAAGGAACCGGACCTGGAAATCCGGGTGGGGTACATCCAGCGCCAGGCCAAGGCCAAACGGCTCTCCCTGAACAAGGAACAGATTCTCACCCTGGCCCAGCGGTTCACGGATTTCCGCTATCTGCAGGGCATCCTGCTCAAACTTTTCGCCTTCAAGGAACTGGTCAAGCAGGACCTTTCCCAGAAGGACTTCGAGCACATCCTGGCCAACACCGAGGAAAAGACCACCGACGACCTGACGCCCAAGAAAATCCTCAACGTGGTCAGCGACCATTTCAGCGTCCACGTCAAGGACCTGATCGGCACCAAACGGCACCAGCACATAGCCCATGCCCGCCAGGTGGCCATGTTCCTCTGTCGCCAGATGTTGAACACTTCCTACCCTTCGCTGGGTCGGGCCTTTGGCGGAAAAGACCACTCAACGGTTCTGTATTCGGTTAAAAAAATCGAACAATTACAGGAAGATGACTTCGAACTGAAACAACTGTTAAAAACGTTGAAGAATAAGTGTCGTATGTCGTGATCATAATGCGAAAACACGAAATTATGAAAAAATGGTTCCGAAACAGACACAGTGCATGTTCTGAAAATATTCAAATAAAAAAGTAATTTGAATGAGTTTGGAACAAAGGAACCGAGGCAATAAATCTCAATCAAGGAGATATTTTTTATGTTTCTGAAAGTGAACAGAGATGAAATCATCGAAGGACTCCAGAAGTCGGCGAACATCATCCCGGCCAAAACCGGAGCGGCATTTCTCCGCACCATCTGGTTGCAGTGCGAGAACGGAAACCTGAACGTGATGTCCACCGATTCGAATCTCGAGTTCATGGGCTCCTATCCGGCCGGTATCGAGGGCGAGGGATTGGCCGGCGTCCAGGGCCGCGCTTTTTATGACCTGGTCAAGCAGCTCCGTTCCGACCAGGGTGAGCTGACCATCAGCACGGATGAAGAGAACCAGAACGTCCTGGTCGAACAGAAGGCCAGGAAGTACAAGTTCCCGGTAAACGACCCGGAATGGTTCCAGAAATTCTCCACCTTTCCGGAAAACGGCACCGTGTTCTGGTCCGGTGATTTCCTGCACGAGATCATCGACAAGATTTCGTTCTGCATTTCGGACGAGGACTCCATGGAGGCCATCGCCTGCATCCACCTCGTCCCCCGCGACAAGATGGGCGTGAAGACCGTCGAGGTCTGCGGCCTGAACGGCCACCAGTTCGCCATGCTCAACTTCGTCAACGACGACATCTATGCCATGCTCCCGGAAGAGGGCGTGCTCATCCAGAAGAAGTACCTGACCGAGCTCAAGAAGTGGCTTACCGCCGATGAGATCGAGCTGGCCATCTCCAACAAGCGGCTCTTTTTCCGCACCGGCGACAAGCGGGAGACCTTCACGCTGCCCCTGTCCTACTACCAGTACCCGAACTATCAGAACTTCCTGGCCAAGCTGAACGATCCCGACGTTTCCACCCTGGAAGTGAGCCGCCTCGACCTGGTGGACGCCCTGTCCCGCGTGGCCCTGTTCAACACCGACTCCAACCGTTGCGCCTACTTCACCTTTGCGGGCAGCGAGGTGACCATCTCCGCCCAGGGGCAGGAGACCGGCACGGCGCGGGAATCCATCGACGCAACCTTCACCGGCGACATGGCCCGCATCGCCTTCCCGACCAGGAATCTCATCGAGATACTGAACCACTTCAATTCCGACACCGTGAAGTTCACCCTGACCGGCACCGAGGCCCCCTGCGGCCTGACCGGCGCCGACGACAAGAACTACGATGTGATCGTCATGCCCATGATGATTCAGGAAGAGACTTACTATACCGAGGAAAACGCATAAATGAGCGAACAGTACAACGCCGAATCAATTACCGTACTCGAGGGGCTTGAGGCCGTTCGAAAACGGCCCGCCATGTACATCGGTTCCACCGATATCCGTGGCCTGCATCACTTGGTTTACGAAGTTATCGACAACTCCATCGATGAGGCCATGGCCGGGTATTGCGACAAGATCAAGGTCACCCTGCACATGGACAACTCCTGCACCGTGACCGACAACGGCCGCGGCATCCCCGTGGACATCCACCCCAAGGAAGGCGTCCCGGCGGTCCAGCTGGCCATGACCACCCTGCACGCGGGCGGCAAGTTCGATTCCGAGACCTACAAGGTGTCCGGCGGCCTGCACGGCGTGGGCGTGTCCTGCGTCAACGCCTTGTCCGAGTTCATGGAGACAACGGTCCGCCGCGAGGGCAAGACCTATCGCATGAAGTTCGAGCGCGGCCATGTGGTCCAGGAACTGGAAGAGACCGGCACCTCGGACCACTCGGGCACCAGCCAGCGATTCCGCCCGGACGAGGAAATCTTCGAGGTCAACCAGTTCGACTACGACGTGCTCAGGAAGCGGTTCAAGGAGCTGGCCTACCTGAACTCCGGCCTGGAGATCGAGTTCAAGGACGAGCGTAACCCCGAGGCTGAAGCCGAGACCTTCAAGTTTGATGGCGGCATCAAGCGCTACGTCAAGGACCTGAACTCGAACCTGCAGACCATCGGCGAGATCGTCTACGGCGAGGGCGAGTCCGAAAACATGATCGTGGAGTTCGCCCTCCAGTACACCTCGTCCTACAAGGAAAACACCTACACGTTCGCCAACAACATCCGGACCATTGAGGGCGGCACCCACCTGGCCGGTTACAAGACCGCGCTGACTCGGGCCATCAACAACTACGTCCAGAACGCGGACCTGCCCAAGAAGCTGATCCAGAAGCTGACCGGCGACGACGTGCGCGAAGGGTTGACCTCGGTCATCTCGGTCAAGCTGCCGGAACCGCAATTCGAGGGCCAGACCAAGACCAAGCTCGGCAACTCCGAGGCTGCGGGCCTGGTGGCGGCGGTCATCTATGAAAAGCTGAACGTCTTTTTCGAGGAAAATCCCAAGGAGGCGCGGTTCATCATCGAAAAGGTGGTGGATGCGGCCCGGGCGCGCGAGGCGGCCCGAAAGGCCCGGGACTTGGTCCGCCGCAAGGGCGCCCTGTCCGACAACGCCCTGCCCGGCAAGCTGGCCGACTGCCAGTCCAAGGACCCCAAGGATTCCGAAATATTCATCGTCGAGGGTGACTCCGCAGGCGGTTCGGCCAAGCAGGGCCGCGACCCCAAGATCCAGGCCATCCTCCCCCTGCGCGGCAAGATCCTCAACGTCGAGAAGACGCGCCTGGACAAGATGCTCGGCAACAAGGAAATCCGGGCCATGATCACGGCCTTCGGCATCGGCATCGGCCAGGACGAAGAAGAAAAGGATTACGACAAGCTGCGCTATTACAAGATCGTCATCATGACTGACGCCGATGTTGACGGCTCGCACATCCGGACGCTGCTGCTGACCTTCTTCTTCAGGCAGTACGAAGAGCTGATCAACCGGGGCCACGTGTATATCGCCCAGCCGCCGCTCTACCGCGCGCACAAGGGCAAGTTCGAGAAGTTCATCAAGGACGACGTGGAGCTGGACAACTTCCTGCTCGAGAGGATCGGCGGCGACCTGTCCATCAAGTCCGCATCCGGCCGGGTCTTCGAAGGCGACAAGCTCCTGGACATCATGGCCAAAATCCGCTTCCTGCGCACCAAGTTCGGCGAAGCCGAGACCGTGGGCATCGAGCCGACCCTCTACAAGAAGCTCCTGGACTACCCGGAACGGATCTCCTTCACCTACTTCGAAGAGCACGATCCCGAGCAGTTCAAGAAGGATTTCGAGACCAACGGGTACCGGGTCCACATCGAGAAGGAACACGATCAGGAACTGGACAAGGACCGCACCTATCTCGTCTTCGAAAACGAGAACGGCCACCGCACCCGGCTGGCCATGGAGTTCTTCTACTCCAAGCTCTACAAAACGGCCTATGCGACCCATGGAGAGCTCAAGGACATCTGCGGCGGGTTCGAGTTCACCCTGGACCTGAAAGAGGCGGAGAAGCCCGTTACCGGCCTTTTTAAGCTGTATGACGAGGTCATCGAAGAGGCGAATCGTGGCTGGTCCATCCAGCGCTACAAGGGTCTGGGCGAAATGAATCCGGAACAGCTTTGGGAAACCACCATGGACCCGGAGAAGCGGATCATGCTTCAGGTGACCATCGAGGATGCGGCTGCGGCCAACGACATCTTTATGGATCTCATGGGCGACAATGTGGAGCCCAGGCGTGAATTCATTGAGAAAAATGCACTGGCTGTGCAGGAACTGGATATCTAAGTTTGGGGCTATTGAATGAGTAATACCATCACCATCGAAAGCGAACTCAAGAAAAGTTATCTTGAGTATTCCCTGTCAGTCATCATCGGGCGTGCCATCCCGGATGTGCGCGACGGGCTGAAGCCCGTCCACCGACGCATCCTGTTTGCCATGCACGATCTCGGCAACTACCACAACCGGGCCTACAAGAAATCCGCTCGCGTGGTCGGCGACGTCATCGGTAAGTACCATCCGCACGGCGACTCCGCAGTGTACGACGCCCTGGTCCGCATGGCCCAGGACTTCTCCATGCGCGATATGCTCGTGGACGGCCAGGGCAACTTCGGCTCCATCGACGGCGACTCCGCCGCCGCCATGCGTTACACCGAAGTGCGCATGGCCAAGCTGTGTTCCGAGTTCCTCGGCGACATCGACAAGAACACCGTCGATTTCAGGCCCAACTACGACAACACCATGCAGGAGCCGGCGGTCCTGCCCACCAAGGTGCCGAACCTGCTCCTCAACGGCACCACCGGCATCGCGGTCGGCATGGCCACCAACATCCCGCCCCACAACCTGAGCGAGCTCATCGACGGTTCCATCCACCTGCTGGACAACCCCGAGTGCACCATCGAATCGCTCATGCAGCGGGTCAAGGGCCCTGATTTCCCCACCGGCGGCACGGTCTTCGGCGGGCAGGGACTGGTGGACGCCTACACCACCGGTCGCGGCTCCATCAAGATTCGCGGCGTGGTCGAGGTGGAAGAGGCCAAAAAGGGACGCAAGGAATCGATCATCATCAGGCAGATTCCCTACGCCCTGAACAAGTCCACCCTGGTGGAGAAGATCGCTGCGCTCATCCATGAGAAGAAGATCGAGGGCGTGTCCGACCTGCGCGACGAGTCCGACCGCAAGGGCATCCGCATCGTGCTCGACCTGAAGCGCGGCGCCATCCCGGACATCATCATCAACTCGCTGTACAAGTTCACGCCGCTGGAGACGAGCTTCGGCATCAACATGATGGCCGTGGTCGGCAAGCGGCCCATGCTGCTGAACCTGAAAGAGGTCCTCAAGCACTTCCTTGAGCACCGCCGCGAAGTCATCATCCGTCGCACCAAGTTCGATCTGGACAAGTGCGAGAAGCGCGTCCACATCCTGGAAGGGTTGCGCATCGCCCTGGACAACATCGACGAAGTGGTCAAGCTCATCCGCGCATCTAAGACGCCGGACGAGGCCCGCGAAGGCTTGATGAGTCGGTTCAGCCTGTCGGAGATTCAGGCCAAGGCCATCCTCGACATGCGGTTGCAGAAGCTCACCGGCCTGGAGCACGACAAGCTCCTGGAAGAGCTGGCCGAGCTGATGAAGAAGATCGAATACTTCACCTCCATCCTTGAAAACGAGGAGGTTCTCAAGGGCGTCATCCGCGACGAACTCCGCGAAATCAAGGACAACTACGCCACCCCGCGCAAGTCCGAACTGCTTCAGGCGGACCTGGACTCCATCGACATCGAGGACCTGATCCCGGACGAGGAAACGGTCATCACCCTGTCGCGCCGGGGCTACATCAAGCGCACCCCGCTCTCCAACTACACGGCCCAGCGGAGGGGCGGAAAGGGCATCGCGGGCGTGCAGACCGGTGACGGCGACTTCATCCACACCTTCATGCTGACCACCAATCATCAGCATCTGGTGCTGTTCACCAACTTCGGCAAGATGTTCAAGATCAAGGTCCACCAGGTTCCGGAGGGCTCCCGCTACGCCAAGGGCGGCCACGTGAACAACCTGCTGCCCCTGGAGAAGGAAGAGAACATCGCCACGGCCCTGTCCCTGCGCGAGTTCCAGGATGACCGCTTCTTCCTGTTCGTGACCCGAAAGGGCATGATCAAGCGCTCCTCCATCGGCCTGTACGGCAATTGCCGCTCCACGGGCATCCGGGCCGTGAACCTGCGCGACGGCGACGAGCTGATGACCGTGCGCGAACTCGAGCCGGACGTGGACTGCATCCTGGCCAGCCGCGAGGGCTCGGCCATCCGCTTCAACATCAACGACGCCCGTCCCATGGGCCGCGCCACCGCCGGAGTCAAGGGCATGGCCCTGCGGCCCAACGACGAGGTCGTGGCCTGCGTTGTCACCGGAGACGAGGAGCGCGACCAGCTGCTCACCGTGTCCGAGGGCGGCTTCGGCAAGCGCACCTCCATCGACCAGTACCGTGTCCAGACGCGCGGCGGAAAGGGCATCCTGAACATGCGCCTGACCAACAAGACCGGCAAGGTCATCAGTGCGCGCATGGTCAACGAGAACGACGACGTCATCCTGCTCACCACCCAGAACAAGGTCATCCGCATGTCCGTGTCCGAGGTCAGCCAGACCCGAGGCCGCGCGACCCAGGGTGTCCGGCTGGTGAAGATGGACGCCGACAACAAGGTCGCCGGGTTCGACCTGGTGATGGACGACGACGAAGAGCTCAAGGACAAGACGCCGTAGGTCCTTATCGGGCCGACGGTGCATCTGCATGGTATCCGGGCGGAAATCTCCAGCGCATACGACATCGCGCGCGGAGATTTTCGCCCGGAATGATGCTGGGCGGCAGCCTCTGGGCAGCGCATGTCGTTTTTCGTTGCGCGAGCGGGCAGGGCATCGTACCAACGTCGCAGGCGGTTGTTGTTCCGGGGGAGCCGGGGGACTCCTAAAAGTACATTTATGAAACAGATCCTGCTTCTTGTTATCCTTTTCTGCTCGTGCCTGCTGGCGTCCTGCTCCTCGGACAAATCTCCGGGGATGGAAGACATTGAGCGGGCCCGGGACGCATACTCCAAGGGGTTCTACCTGGAGGCGGAAAAGGACTATGAGCGCTACCTGCAGATCGAGCCCCAGGGCGCCGACCGCAAGGAGGCGTGGGACCGGCTGAGCGAGATCGCGGTGACCATCAAGGGCGACTACGACCGGGCGGTGGTGCTGCTCGAGGCCATGTATCTCGAGCTGGGCGGCAACGCCAACGAGGCGTGGAAAATCATGTTCCAGCTCGGCGAGGTCTACGCGGAACTGGGCAACCGGCCCAAGGCCATCGAGTCCTTTGAAAAATGCCTGATGCACGCCGAGGGAAACCCGGAGCACATGTACAGGACGCAACTGCGCATGGCCAGATTGTACCGCGACATGGGCAGCTACGACCTGGTGGCGTCCACCCTGGAAAACTGCGCCGACTCGGCTTCCGAGTCCGAGTCAAAGGCCCGGTGCCTGTACGAGCTGGCCCAGAGCTACAGCTTCATTTCCGGCTGGGGACAGGCCAGGAAGGCGCTCGAGCAGCTGCTCGAGTTGCGAGGGTTGTCCGAGGAGACCCACGCCCTGGCGGTGTTCCTGCTTGCCGACATTTACGAACACGAGCGCGATTACCGCAGGACACGGGAATTGCTGGAGTCTATCCTGACGACCTATCCCAACCCCAAGGTGGTGGAGTCGCGACTGGGCAACCTGCCGGACGTCCAGCCCGAGCCCATTCCGCTCAAGCCGCCGTCCGAATAAGGAACATCATGACCACATTTTTCTGCATGCGCCACGGCCTGACGGACTGGAACAACGAGCACCGCATCCAGGGCTGCACCGACACTTCCCTCAACGAAGAAGGGCGCGAACAGGCCAGGAAATGGGCCGGGTCCCTGGCGGACAACGGCCTGGAGCTGATCGTGACCAGCGGTCTTGCCCGTTCAAGGGAGACCGCGGCCATCATCAACGAGACCCTGAACCTCGACGTGGTGGAGGATGAACGCCTCAACGAGATGGACTGGGGGGAGTGGACCGGCCTGGATCGCGGCCAGATCCGGGAGATGTACAAGCTGGTGGGCCAGCAGGAGAGAAAGGGGTTCGAATTCCGCGCCAAGGGCGGGGAGAGCCGCAACGAGCTGCTCATGCGCGCCTGTGACGCGCTCATGGACCTGACCGAGAAGTATCCCGGCAAATCCGTGCTGGTGGTGACCCACAACGGCATCCTGAAATGCCTGGCCTACACCTTGTCCGGCCTGGATTACCTGCCCGGCGACCCGAATCCCATCGAGCCGTATCGGCTGCACCGCTTCGAGTGCTCCGACCTCGAGCTGGCCATAGGCGAGCTCAACATCGAAATCTAGGGCGACCTGTTCCCCCAAGCCTTGGGCCGGGGGCCGGGACAGGGTGGAGAAAGGCGGCTAGCTGAGCTGGCTGATGCCCACGCTCATGATCATGGACACGCCGATCCAGAGGGCGGTCTTGAAGGTGCGAACGGACCAGGGAATCTTGTGATAGGCGGCTTCGGTGACGCCGAGGGTGGAATCTTCGGGCTGGAACAGGTAGCTCAGGTACGACATTGTCATTTCCTCACATTGGGTTCGAAACGGGTTGTCTTCTGGTAGGGAAAAGAGCCGCCTGAGGTCCAATAGGGATGCGTGAGATTATCCATAAGGAATTCTTATGGATGATCTTGGGAGGCGGCGGCCCGCCCCTCAGCAGAGCCGGTTCAGTCCGAGGCCGACGAGGATGGACAGCCCGATCCAGAGCACGGCCTTGCATGCCCGCACCGAGGCCGGATAGTGTATACCCTCGCCTTCGCAGGAGATATCTTCCGGCAGAAGCAGATACCGACACATGTTTCCGACCCCTCTGTCCATGCACTCCTCCTTGCCCCCTGAAAATGGAACTCCTCTATCCTGATATGTGAGAGGCGGTTCATGGTCCAATTACAATCCTTGACGTCCGTCATAAGCAATCCTGATTGATAACTGTCGGTTGTACGGGTATGTACCTGTCATGGAACTATATCAGCTCAGAACGTTCGTGGCCGTGGCCGAAGAAGGGAACTTCACGCGGGCGGGCAAGCGGGTGCACGCCACCCAGCCGGCGGTTTCCGCGCACATCAAGGCCCTGGAAGAGGAACTTGGCGTGCGCCTTTTCGACCGGATCACGCGCGGCGTGGAGTTGACCCAGGCCGGGGCCGAACTGGTCCAGGACGCCATCGAGGTGCTGGCTGCGGCCAACGCGCTGAAGGCCCGGGCCGTGACCCTGGGAGCCGAAGTGGCCGGAAAGGTCTCCCTCGGGCTGTGCACCGACCCGGACTATCTCCGGGTGACCGCGCTGTTCGCCGATATCGAGCGGCGGTTCCCGAAGCTCAACCTGTCCCTGGCCCAGTTTCCCTCCAGGGTCATCCTCAAGGAAATCCGCGCCCGCACGCTGGACGCGGGCTTCGTCTTTGCAGGCAACCCGTACAACGACCTGGAAACCATCACCCTGGCCGAGCCGTCCTATTCCATCATGGGCGCGGCCATGTACCGTGAGCAACTGGAGTCCGACGCGACCGGCGAACTTTCCGGACACGCCTGGATCATGCCCACCACGGACTGCGCCTTCAGGGAACTGCAGCTCGATCTGTTCAAGCGACACGGCATCGTGCCCGCCCGGACCATCGGTGCGGACTCGGAAGAGGTCATCCGGCCCCTCATACTGGAGGGCAAGGCGCTGGGACTGGTCCGGGAGGATGAAGTGGCGCAC belongs to Pseudodesulfovibrio portus and includes:
- the gyrA gene encoding DNA gyrase subunit A yields the protein MSNTITIESELKKSYLEYSLSVIIGRAIPDVRDGLKPVHRRILFAMHDLGNYHNRAYKKSARVVGDVIGKYHPHGDSAVYDALVRMAQDFSMRDMLVDGQGNFGSIDGDSAAAMRYTEVRMAKLCSEFLGDIDKNTVDFRPNYDNTMQEPAVLPTKVPNLLLNGTTGIAVGMATNIPPHNLSELIDGSIHLLDNPECTIESLMQRVKGPDFPTGGTVFGGQGLVDAYTTGRGSIKIRGVVEVEEAKKGRKESIIIRQIPYALNKSTLVEKIAALIHEKKIEGVSDLRDESDRKGIRIVLDLKRGAIPDIIINSLYKFTPLETSFGINMMAVVGKRPMLLNLKEVLKHFLEHRREVIIRRTKFDLDKCEKRVHILEGLRIALDNIDEVVKLIRASKTPDEAREGLMSRFSLSEIQAKAILDMRLQKLTGLEHDKLLEELAELMKKIEYFTSILENEEVLKGVIRDELREIKDNYATPRKSELLQADLDSIDIEDLIPDEETVITLSRRGYIKRTPLSNYTAQRRGGKGIAGVQTGDGDFIHTFMLTTNHQHLVLFTNFGKMFKIKVHQVPEGSRYAKGGHVNNLLPLEKEENIATALSLREFQDDRFFLFVTRKGMIKRSSIGLYGNCRSTGIRAVNLRDGDELMTVRELEPDVDCILASREGSAIRFNINDARPMGRATAGVKGMALRPNDEVVACVVTGDEERDQLLTVSEGGFGKRTSIDQYRVQTRGGKGILNMRLTNKTGKVISARMVNENDDVILLTTQNKVIRMSVSEVSQTRGRATQGVRLVKMDADNKVAGFDLVMDDDEELKDKTP
- a CDS encoding tetratricopeptide repeat protein — its product is MKQILLLVILFCSCLLASCSSDKSPGMEDIERARDAYSKGFYLEAEKDYERYLQIEPQGADRKEAWDRLSEIAVTIKGDYDRAVVLLEAMYLELGGNANEAWKIMFQLGEVYAELGNRPKAIESFEKCLMHAEGNPEHMYRTQLRMARLYRDMGSYDLVASTLENCADSASESESKARCLYELAQSYSFISGWGQARKALEQLLELRGLSEETHALAVFLLADIYEHERDYRRTRELLESILTTYPNPKVVESRLGNLPDVQPEPIPLKPPSE
- a CDS encoding histidine phosphatase family protein, with protein sequence MTTFFCMRHGLTDWNNEHRIQGCTDTSLNEEGREQARKWAGSLADNGLELIVTSGLARSRETAAIINETLNLDVVEDERLNEMDWGEWTGLDRGQIREMYKLVGQQERKGFEFRAKGGESRNELLMRACDALMDLTEKYPGKSVLVVTHNGILKCLAYTLSGLDYLPGDPNPIEPYRLHRFECSDLELAIGELNIEI
- a CDS encoding LysR family transcriptional regulator, producing the protein MELYQLRTFVAVAEEGNFTRAGKRVHATQPAVSAHIKALEEELGVRLFDRITRGVELTQAGAELVQDAIEVLAAANALKARAVTLGAEVAGKVSLGLCTDPDYLRVTALFADIERRFPKLNLSLAQFPSRVILKEIRARTLDAGFVFAGNPYNDLETITLAEPSYSIMGAAMYREQLESDATGELSGHAWIMPTTDCAFRELQLDLFKRHGIVPARTIGADSEEVIRPLILEGKALGLVREDEVAHMVKSGLGVECTPLGRHSVELNFVYRKGEAEDPAIAALIEIVRTAWGG